ATAAAATTTTATTATTCATCTCAAGGAGTTAACAATTTAGAAACATTAAAACGGACATTGAACTGGGATTTTGACAATGCTATTCAAACTAAAGAGTTGAACTTAACACATAACCTTATAGCTCCAAAAGCTGGCTTTGGTGAGCTAATGGAAATATATGATAATGATAAAATTTTAGACTACAAGAACAGAATTGCGAAATATATTAAAGAAAACAATGTTGCTATTGACTTTTCAGAAAAAACTTTTGGCGAAGTTATTAGGATATTAAAAGATGGGAAAACTGGCTCAGAGCTAAAAAAAGTTAACCCTACTACAGGAATGCAAAGTTTCATAGATGCTCATTCTGAGCAATTTGAAAGTGCAAAGCAATATCCATTTGATGTTTTCAAAAAAATATATTTGGATAAAGATTCTTTGTTAGACGATACAAAAAAAGACAAAGAAGACGAAAACAAAAAAGGAACTAAAAGAGATGAGTTAATCAAGCATCTTTTTAAAATCCAAAATAACATTAATCTCTACAAAGAAGAGAGGTATAACGAATTTTTACGCAAAACTGAATATAGAATTAGTAATATCGCTGATAAACAAAATCTTAAAGATACTATTGAGACTTTAGATAGGATGTCTGATGAAACAATAGAAGATGTAATAGACTATGCGCATGATAATAGAATATGCAAAAAAGATGACAAGTTTGATAATTTTCTGCGAGATAAAGAATATGTATTCATTCAAGTAAAAAAAATAAAATTCCAAGTTTTTCAAAATTTATTTTACTACTTAGAGGGATATACACCCTTCTCTACGCAACATAAAATCAAAGGTGCTGAATTCGACAATGTCTTAGTTGTCTTAGATAACGGCAATTGGAATACATATAACTTCGAATATTTAATGAATGAGGGAATATTTGACAGCTTAACTGCTTCAAAAAAGAGTTCGTTTCAAACGATACTAACTAGAACGCAGAAAATTTTCTATGTCTGTTGTACTCGGGCTAAAGAAAATCTTGTAGTATTTTATAATTTGCCATCAGTCGCGATTATTGAAAAAGCTAAAGTTTGGTTTGGTGAAGCAAATGTCCATTCAATCGATGCATAATCGAAAATACATAACAAGACCTAGCCGTCCCATATGCCGACTTCACTTTGCTGAAGCCAAGATGCCGATCAGTATTTTCATTCCTGATAATGAGTCACGATTTAATATAAAAAAGGTCTCAGAGGGTTACTGTTTCAAAAACAAACTATCTGCTGCAATAACTAAATACGATAAAAAGGCATAACGAGTGTGTCGACGACGGACGCGGTGACAGCCCGCGATTCTTACTTTTTACTCCCTGCCGCGCCCGTCACACGAGACGTTGGGCGAGTTAAAAAAAAGTGCATCGCCAGATTCAAAGACCGAATAAAAATGTTTTCATCATGTGCTAACGCGGGAAATACCGTGCCAAATTCAAAAGCCGAAAATACTGATTCCGGTGGCCGCGCTGATGCGCGGGAAAGTTTGTACCCTGTCCCATTCGTGCCAGCCCAAATCGTGCGCTGATGCGTGACAGACAGTGCCAACCTGACCGCCTGAAATAGAGCGTTCATCCTTCGCCGACAAGAAAGGTGCTTACGTTCATTTGCCCAAAATGGTGCCAAACCAACAAAACCCTGCGCTGATGCGTGATAGACCGTGCCAACCTAACGACTTGAAAAGAACGCTTGTCNNNNNNNNNNNNNNNNNNNNNNNNNNNNNNNNNNNNNNNNNNNNNNNNNNNNNNNNNNNNNNNNNNNNNNNNNNNNNNNNNNNNNNNNNNNNNNNNNNNNCGCCGCTATCCATTGATGAGGCTGTCTCCAGGTTGCGATCAACAACGACTCGTTCAGTTTTTTCAGAGTATCACCTATGAATCTGCCTGTGGTTTTGTCTTTTCTCGATACGTTTCTCTTCGAAGAACTGCGCCATTTGTCACCAACGCTTTCAGTTTGCAACTTCGTGGCAGATTTAAAATATAGATAACGCTACAGTTTTCAGGGTTCATTTCAGTGGCATGGTTCCCTAAATTTATATCAGTAGTGATTGTCTTCCTTTCCATACTGACAGTTAACTCTCTTATACAAGTTCTTAACAACCAGATTGATATGTGGTTCGCTCCTATAGTCCCTCTTTTCATGATGGGCTTTGCTATATTCATGGTACAGTTTGGAGCGTGGTCTTCTGAATATGATCAAGCGTTTATTTCAAAATTGTCAGAGAAGCACTCAAAATGATAGTGCTACATCATGAGCCAATATATTTAAAGGCTACACTAATAAAGCCCAACAAGTGTGTCGACGACGGACGCGGTGACAGCCCGCGATTTTTAACGGCTTACTCCCCGCCGCGCCCGTCACACGAGACGTTATGCTCAAATAGAGAGATCAGGTAGTTAAAAATTGCCCAAAAAAATCAAATATGAATTAAAAGAAGCAATAGTTTCATTATCAGGAACCTGCTTTTGGTACTGGAATAGTTTCTACAGCTTTCTTGATAGTTGCGGGGTGGCAAAGCGACTTCGCGACCGTTATCCAAGGGAAGCATTTAATAAATATCAAGTAATGCGTAACATTCTAGAGTATCTTGAAGATACCAATGACATCGAAACAATCAATAATATTATTTCTAATTTTTACAGACTCCGAGGTGCAATAGACAAGGATGCTCTTGATGAGAAAAAAGCAAAAGAACTACTTAAGGAGTTTCGAGATTTAGTAGGAAATGACCCGATAGATATAGAAATTGAAAAAAGAAAAAGAGAAGAAGCCCGAACTACTTACAATACACATATTGAACAAAATAAATCTCAGCGCAAACGACTTGAAGATTTAAACTCAATGTTCATAGCTCTTACGACAGGGAATGAACATACTCCGCAACAAAGAGGTTATAAACTAGAAAATCTCTTCTGCGACTTGTTACAATTAACCGAACTAGACTATTCAAGACCATACAAAACACCTGACGGCGAACAAATCGACGGGCATTTTAAATATGAAAAATTCGATTATCTAATTGAGTCAAAATGGGAAGATAACCTTATCAAGCAAAAAGACTTATCTATTTTCGATGGAAAGATTAGAGGCAAAGTTCAAAGTACAAGAGGCTTATTTTTATCTGCCAATGGCTTTGATGATAACGCAGTCATAAAATTTTCAGGAGACTCTCCAAGAATTATTCTCATGACTGGAGAAGATCTAGCTATGATACTCTGTGGTCGAGTTTTATTTAGTGATGCAATGAAAGCTAAAGTTGAGGCCATAGTCCGCTATGGAAATATCAACTTTCCATTAAGAAATATATAAGGCATAACGAGTACTATATGGTCTCCACAGTCAACCCTTTCCAGCAAAGATCCAATAAAACCCTCAAGGCGCAGTTCCTGTGCCTTTGGTGCAACAGCCCATGCTGGCTTCTTGCCTGAAACNNNNNNNNNNNNNNNNNNNNNNNNNNNNNNNNNNNNNNNNNNNNNNNNNNNNNNNNNNNNNNNNNNNNNNNNNNNNNNNNNNNNNNNNNNNNNNNNNNNNAGTCACTTCGCAGCCACAAACGCGCCACTCAACTCCGACGCGTTAGCTGTAATATGAAGAAAGCGAAGTTACTATATAGCAAAGAAGATGGATTTCTTAAGAAAGAAATTGAAGCCACTGCTATAACAAGCCGTGCTGATGCCAGGAAAATTGGTCCATTTGCAGATGAGAATAACAAAAAAGTTTTATGGGTAAACTGGGGTCAGCATAAAGAAACTGGAAAATATATATTTCCATACTTTCGACACTATCCAAAAAGTTATAAACATGAATCAGAAATAAACATTGAAATCAAAAAACGTTTTAGTGCTTCATTAGAAAGCAAAAACCATAAAAAAGCAAAAGAATGTATTGCTGGCGCATTAGAAAAAAGATTAAAAAATAAACACCATTTACCTTGGGCATTTAAAGATACTAGAACATCTGACTTTCCATTATCCGGTGATTTATTAGCTGACGTTGAAGTAATAGAAAAAGAGCATATTTTAAGAACTCCATTTGGAGAGGAATATAGATTAGATATAGCACTGCTGGGCAAAAAAGTAAAAAATAAAAGAGTCCTACTCGCTGGTATTGAAATTGAATTCACTCATGAATTTGAAATGATAAAATGCTTATTACTGAAAACATTAGGCTTTCCATTGATTTCAATAGATGTGACTAGCATAGATGTATCTGATATAAGCGAGGAATGGGCAGATAAATCGTTGATCGAGACCACAAAATCAAATAGTTCAGGCATACGGAAGAACTATATTTATATACATGAGTCAATTTATCCTTTATACATGGATATACCGAGAGATATTCTTAATGAAACAAGGCATCAGTATCTACTTTTCATAAAAGAAGAACAACATGATAGGTTAAAAACATACTTAAGTGAACTGAAAAAATATTTAAGCATTAGCAATAATGATGTTCTCATTCAAGAAACCAAAATCTCAAATGAGCAAACAAGAAAAATTGTAGAACATGCTGGCTCTATTGCAGGAGAAGACTGGAGAAATTACAACAAAGATAGATTTATATCAGTAACACTAGATAAGCCCCTAACAAAATCAGGGAACATATATATATTTCATCTGGTTATGGCTCAGTTAATCAATGCAATATTTGATACTTTGGTAGGATATAAATATGAGACCGGTATTAAAAACTATGATCCTAGCATTTTGACTTGGAAACTTACTGATTATAAAAATAGCAGCTATCCAAATTATAAAATCTACAATCTTATTTCTAAACAAGTTTCTGAACCTATTCATAAAATTATTGAGTTGTTTAACAAGCTAGATAAATAGCTAACAAATTATATATGGTCTCCACAGTCAACCCTTTCCAGCAAAGATCCAATAAAAACCCTCAAGGCGCAGTTCCTGTGCCTTTTGGTGCAACAGCCCATGCTGGCTTCTTTGCCTGAAACGCCGGTATTGTCAAGGAGGAGTCCCGCAGGGAAGCTCCTTGACAATGCCGGTGTGTAAGGCATCCTGTTGGCGGGCTGTTGTCTTCGTCATGTGTGTTTTNNNNNNNNNNNNNNNNNNNNNNNNNNNNNNNNNNNNNNNNNNNNNNNNNNNNNNNNNNNNNNNNNNNNNNNNNNNNNNNNNNNNNNNNNNNNNNNNNNNNCAACTCGAAAACAGAAGTGGCAAGGTCGATGGTGATAATGGTATTTTTCATGCTTGGTCTCCATGGTTTTCAGCGTTTAACAGTGGCACTATGATGCCGTGCTGGGGCTGTGGAGACCATTCCATCAATCGACGACGGACGCGGTGACAGCCCGCGACTTCGCACAGTTTACCCCCAGCCGCGCCCGTCATGCATGACGTTGGCCTCGCTATAAACCGATAAGTTTTACCAAACTGAGGGCGTGAAAGAAGATGGGTTTGTCATGCGCTAACGCGGGAAATAGTGTGCCAGGTTCAAAAGCCGAAAAGATTGGTTTCGGTGGCCGCTCTGATGAGCGGGAAAGGCTGTGCATGATTCATCCGTGCCAATTCAAAGCTTATCGGGT
The sequence above is drawn from the Thiothrix nivea DSM 5205 genome and encodes:
- a CDS encoding restriction endonuclease produces the protein MPKKIKYELKEAIVSLSGTCFWYWNSFYSFLDSCGVAKRLRDRYPREAFNKYQVMRNILEYLEDTNDIETINNIISNFYRLRGAIDKDALDEKKAKELLKEFRDLVGNDPIDIEIEKRKREEARTTYNTHIEQNKSQRKRLEDLNSMFIALTTGNEHTPQQRGYKLENLFCDLLQLTELDYSRPYKTPDGEQIDGHFKYEKFDYLIESKWEDNLIKQKDLSIFDGKIRGKVQSTRGLFLSANGFDDNAVIKFSGDSPRIILMTGEDLAMILCGRVLFSDAMKAKVEAIVRYGNINFPLRNI
- a CDS encoding UvrD-helicase domain-containing protein: MVEAGLEPEVQEIFGHVQLGHNFLLSGGAGSGKTYSLVQFIQEAIKLNPTVAVACMTYTNAAVKEIEERVNHENLQVSTIHDFLWDNIKSFQNELKKTLIQLVNDPAVKIKVPDGIVDATYYDALVDGIQYKEYVSITNGIISHDEVLILANYMFQTYPKLCDILKDKYKFILVDEYQDTNPLVVEIFLQHLKQSNRKNIIGFFGDSMQSIYEDGVGDLNTYIQAGEVYEVKKEQNRRNPISVIELANRLRTDGIKQHPSSDNHAPNMQDGRVREGTIKFYYSSQGVNNLETLKRTLNWDFDNAIQTKELNLTHNLIAPKAGFGELMEIYDNDKILDYKNRIAKYIKENNVAIDFSEKTFGEVIRILKDGKTGSELKKVNPTTGMQSFIDAHSEQFESAKQYPFDVFKKIYLDKDSLLDDTKKDKEDENKKGTKRDELIKHLFKIQNNINLYKEERYNEFLRKTEYRISNIADKQNLKDTIETLDRMSDETIEDVIDYAHDNRICKKDDKFDNFLRDKEYVFIQVKKIKFQVFQNLFYYLEGYTPFSTQHKIKGAEFDNVLVVLDNGNWNTYNFEYLMNEGIFDSLTASKKSSFQTILTRTQKIFYVCCTRAKENLVVFYNLPSVAIIEKAKVWFGEANVHSIDA